The sequence TTCATCCGAACTAAAGGTCACTAAGACTCAGAAAGTGTTAAAAATGAGAAATGGCTTCAAATTTGATGTCCTCATTAAAACTTCACGATGGTCTCCTTTCTGTGTTCCATGGACTTTCTTGGATTCGGAAGAGTCACTTTGACTAGTGCGTGATGGAGATTTCGACTTGCAATGAGGTGTGGATATTCTATTAATCATACAAGTTGCTTAGTTAGAATGACTAGTGTTCTGCCCAAGTTCTAACAATGCTCTCTTTTTCTTAAGGTTCTATGCTTCTGTTGTCAATTGATTTCTTGTCCTGCAATTTCTTCAAAAGTAATAAGGGTCTTAGTTCTCCCTTGTAATGTATCTTATTCCTGGACTGCCAATATTCTTCAATAGTTGTTGGTTTTTCTTTTCCACAGAATATTGAAATTCTGGCTCATTTCACTTTAGTTCTTTCAGTACCTTCTCTATACTCATTTTTCTATGGgacgaaaggaaaaaaaaaaatggaaatatTTGGTGAGGATGCTTCTTAAACTTCTTTCTcctttaatttgaaaatttccaACATCTGGCACTGCAAATCTACTCTCTTATAGAATCATAATTTGAGTTGTAAAAGAAGTCTGGTGGTTTACTAGGTTTGGTTCAGTTCAATATTCTAGATTTGAAGCTGTTCTTTTTAGCAAAAAGTTGTTTTTGAGCTTGTAAACACTAGATTCATTCGTATGCATGTCTCCCCACCATTACCGACATTTTTTGGAGAAACTGCAAAACTCCATATTCTGACTCACCATGTTCTGTTTATTCCCACTCTCAACTGCTCCTTGGAACCTCCTAACATCCACCTGGGACCATCCTATCCGTGATACTTCCTGTTTCTGCAATATGGTGCAACTTTCGTACATAAACCTTCAAGTACAATTCACTTGATTCAAGATAATTAGCCCTATGATCAAATAATTGACTCTGCAAAGTGCATGAATTTTACAGTTGATGTATTGCGTCAACATCTTTTTGTAACTTGGCAGAATattttcttcatatatatatatatatatatattttttgcaatcATATACGGTTGTTACAAGATATACTTTCTCCTTCAATTGTTCTTGCTAACACTATTTCTcctttatttaaattttcaggTCCTGAATATTTTTCTGTTCCATTGTGGGAGAAAAAGTTTTGCACTTATGTTTGCGACATACCCTGGAAAAGGCTTTGTGAAACCAAGAGATTTATGAGCATGTACAAGAATATTGTCCAGTGGGATGATTCTGCGGCATTAGAGGCTTTCCAGAATGCAAAGGCCCGGTTCCATGCAGAGTATCATGGCCTACATTGTGATATCCCTTTACCTAATCCGGATATGTACATCGATGAGGTTGACCCAAATGCAATAATCGACCCCGATTTAATTGCAGATTTGGAAAGTCAGCCACCTGCCCCTGCTGATAGAGATAACTCTGCACCTAATGGCTGGGATTCTTTTACATATACAGATAAGCCAATTCCTGCTACTGGGTGGGATGATGCGGAGCCAAATGCAGTTTCTGATCAGAATCAGTCAGTAAATTGGGATATTTATGTAGAAAAACCATCTCAAGCTACTTTTTCTTCAAGTTGGGATGTAAAGGATGAATCTCTCAACGCATGGAATTGCAGTAGTCGCGGTTGGGGTGAGGGTAATGAGCAGCACAATTCTTGGGCTAGTAATAGAAGGAATGATAATTGGGGCAATGTTAGAAGTGGCTCGTGGGGACATTGGGAGAATAGAAACAAGGAGACGAGTAGAAGAAATGGAAGGAAGAGAGACGGAGGAGGTGGCCGGTTCTATGCAAGAGTTACGAAACCAAAGTACCATGAGGTGGATGGTTATCAATCTAACAATAGCTGGAGAGGTTGTAGAGGGAGAAATAACACAAATTCTGACAAGGTTGCTTATGCAAAACCGCCTCTCGCTATGTAGCAGTGAAAGGCCAATGAATTATTTTCTGGTTGGCGTACCGAGTTCTCTTTTCTCGCAGTATATGGCAAGTTATAATGTATAAAATCAAGTTTATTTGTGATGGGCCTGATAACTAGGGTTCCCATCTATTAGTTGGAAGAGTTTTGGCATATTTTGAGACGTAGTATGTCAGAAGCAGATGATGATTTCAAGATGGTATCTGCTAGTACCGAACGTTATGTATGCACTCAATTTTGTTTCTGGCGTTCTATTAAAGCATGTTTTGTATTGATAGGGTGTAGTCCCAGATTTATTAAATGTTTTCATATTATAGGGTAGTTTATTATGGAAGATTAAGATTTTGTTTCATCTATTATACGATTACTTTGTCTGACCTCTTGGATTCTTTTTAAAGCCAGAGCAGTATGAATGTGGAAAGCAATGATTTTTATCGCTTGCAGCTTAAATTAGTTGTTCAACATAACAGGGCATGTCCTCTGTATTCTGAAAACTCGATACTGATATAATGGCAATGTTGATTCTATGCAGCCAGAAACTGCGAAATTATACCGTTGTAGCATGCAGTCTCTTGCTTGTGCAGGTTGGCTGAGCTATAGATGTATAACACATCATCACAccaagagaattttttttaaaaaaaaaaggaaacaccA is a genomic window of Ananas comosus cultivar F153 linkage group 13, ASM154086v1, whole genome shotgun sequence containing:
- the LOC109719752 gene encoding uncharacterized protein LOC109719752, which gives rise to MGEWRGSWDGEKRNHYNYKERNSGASNSWRPPNPTGPEYFSVPLWEKKFCTYVCDIPWKRLCETKRFMSMYKNIVQWDDSAALEAFQNAKARFHAEYHGLHCDIPLPNPDMYIDEVDPNAIIDPDLIADLESQPPAPADRDNSAPNGWDSFTYTDKPIPATGWDDAEPNAVSDQNQSVNWDIYVEKPSQATFSSSWDVKDESLNAWNCSSRGWGEGNEQHNSWASNRRNDNWGNVRSGSWGHWENRNKETSRRNGRKRDGGGGRFYARVTKPKYHEVDGYQSNNSWRGCRGRNNTNSDKVAYAKPPLAM